Part of the Deltaproteobacteria bacterium genome is shown below.
CGCGACGCGGTCGCCGCCCCCGCGGCGCACGCCTTCACGCGTTCCACCGCGTCGCGCAGCTCCCCTTCCTCCTCGCCCCGCACGTAGAAATACGCCTTCGCCCGCTCCGGAATGATGTTTGGGGCCTGCCCCCCTTCCGTGATGATCCCGTGGACGCGGACCGTGTCCGGCAACTGCTGCCGCAGCGCCGAAACGCCGTGGAACAGGAGCAGGACGCCGTCCAGGGCGTTGATCCCGTGCTCGGGGTACGCCGCCGCGTGGGACGCGCGGCCGTGGTAGGTGAAGCGCAGCTTGTGAAGCGCGAGGTACCCTTTCGCGACGTGCCTCCGGGAGGACGGGTGGACCATCATCGCGGCGTCGATTCCCCGGAAGATCCCTTCCTCCACCATCCGCGCCTTCCCGTACCCCGTCTCCTCGGCGGGGGTCCCCAGCGCGATCACCTTCCCCGACCGGAACACTCCCCTTCCGGATTCCGCGAGGACGGCGGCGGCGCACGCCGACGCCACTCCGACGATGTTGTGTCCGCACGCGTGGCCAAGGGACGGCAACGCGTCCATCTCGCAGAGAAAGGCGACGGCCGGTTTCCCCCTTCCGAAAACGTACTCCGCCCGGAAGGCGGTCTCCATCC
Proteins encoded:
- a CDS encoding M20 family metallopeptidase, which codes for MDRARKKVLSIAEALSPQAVRMLRDITSYAEPPLAEIRTSGTLCDFLLSKGFRVRRGVAGMETAFRAEYVFGRGKPAVAFLCEMDALPSLGHACGHNIVGVASACAAAVLAESGRGVFRSGKVIALGTPAEETGYGKARMVEEGIFRGIDAAMMVHPSSRRHVAKGYLALHKLRFTYHGRASHAAAYPEHGINALDGVLLLFHGVSALRQQLPDTVRVHGIITEGGQAPNIIPERAKAYFYVRGEEEGELRDAVERVKACAAGAATASRCRLTVEEGPYTLSPMRVNPVLAASYRRALSALKLRESGAPTDRNRGSSDIGNVSQVVPTLQPNVPIASGERVQIHTRPFAEATTMPSGIEGLMEGIRALALTGYELFRSPALVRDAWKSFRERPRF